The following coding sequences lie in one Candidatus Neomarinimicrobiota bacterium genomic window:
- the fliJ gene encoding flagellar export protein FliJ gives MKRRKFPYRKILDVKKSLEDNKKIELKARVSELEVEKEKLKGLNSIKEETLEKDTHDNSLIYLRLKSEYIQQLNRMIDEQIKTVSDFAEKVDKVRDELSKVHKEKRIMEQLEEKFKLDTLNLQKKEETKINSEIALRKITAAKGK, from the coding sequence ATGAAGAGAAGGAAATTTCCATATAGAAAAATTTTAGATGTAAAGAAGTCGCTAGAGGACAATAAAAAGATTGAATTAAAAGCACGAGTTTCTGAACTCGAGGTTGAAAAAGAAAAGTTAAAAGGACTTAACTCTATTAAAGAAGAAACCTTAGAAAAGGATACTCATGATAATTCTCTTATTTATCTCAGGTTAAAATCCGAATATATTCAGCAGTTAAACAGGATGATAGATGAGCAGATTAAGACTGTTTCAGATTTTGCAGAGAAAGTTGATAAAGTGAGGGATGAACTATCAAAGGTTCATAAAGAAAAAAGAATTATGGAACAGTTAGAGGAAAAGTTTAAACTAGATACTTTAAACTTACAAAAAAAAGAGGAAACAAAAATCAATAGTGAAATAGCATTGAGAAAAATAACAGCAGCAAAAGGTAAATAG
- the fliI gene encoding flagellar protein export ATPase FliI — protein MSFSNIISEKEELLEKIESTQIDGKVQKLIGLIMQATLPGATIGELCYVYTDTGYKIKAEVVGFSENSVLLMPLDETVGVSPGNKVRRSPKPLSIFVGENLLGRILDGMGMPIDGKGIIYSDLKYPVYNQPPSPLKRKRIKDILVTGIKAIDGIVTIGKGQRIGIFSASGVGKSVLLGMMARFTDADVNVIALIGERGREVREFIERDLGEEGLKNSVLVVATSDQAAMVRVKGALIATTIAEYFRDQGKDVLLLMDSLTRVAMAQREIGLASGEPPTTKGYTPSVFALLPRLLERAGTSDKGSITGIYAVLVEGDDLDEPISDASRAILDGHIVLSRKLANKGHYPAIDVLASVSRLRSEICSTEHKRCIQRFLEVLANYTESEDLINIGAYKRGSNPEVDLAIENINHINRFLRQDMKERCSFEETLNQLKEIYNRISRIQ, from the coding sequence ATGAGCTTTAGCAATATTATATCCGAAAAAGAAGAATTGCTTGAAAAGATTGAGTCAACCCAGATCGATGGAAAAGTCCAAAAACTAATCGGCTTAATTATGCAGGCAACACTTCCTGGGGCAACTATTGGAGAACTATGTTACGTCTATACTGACACTGGATATAAAATCAAAGCAGAGGTAGTGGGATTTTCTGAAAATAGTGTTCTTTTGATGCCTTTGGATGAAACAGTGGGTGTTTCTCCGGGGAATAAAGTAAGAAGAAGTCCAAAACCTTTATCTATTTTTGTGGGAGAAAATCTTCTGGGCAGGATACTGGATGGAATGGGTATGCCCATAGATGGAAAAGGAATAATATACTCCGATTTAAAATACCCAGTTTATAACCAACCTCCTTCTCCATTGAAGAGAAAAAGGATAAAAGATATTCTGGTGACAGGAATAAAGGCTATAGATGGTATTGTTACAATTGGTAAAGGTCAGAGGATAGGAATTTTCTCTGCCAGTGGTGTTGGTAAAAGTGTATTATTGGGGATGATGGCAAGATTTACGGATGCTGATGTAAATGTTATAGCACTTATAGGTGAAAGAGGTAGGGAGGTCCGTGAGTTTATTGAAAGAGATCTTGGTGAAGAGGGTTTAAAAAATTCCGTCCTTGTAGTGGCTACATCAGATCAAGCTGCAATGGTCAGGGTTAAAGGGGCACTGATTGCTACTACCATCGCTGAATATTTCAGGGACCAGGGGAAGGATGTGTTGTTGTTGATGGATTCTCTAACAAGAGTGGCAATGGCTCAAAGGGAAATTGGACTGGCATCGGGTGAACCTCCAACAACGAAAGGTTACACGCCTTCAGTATTTGCACTTTTGCCGAGATTATTAGAAAGAGCAGGAACATCAGATAAGGGTAGCATAACGGGAATATATGCCGTCCTTGTTGAGGGTGATGATCTCGATGAACCGATTAGTGATGCATCTCGAGCAATACTCGACGGACATATTGTATTATCAAGAAAGCTTGCTAATAAAGGTCATTATCCCGCCATCGATGTATTGGCAAGTGTAAGCAGGTTGCGAAGTGAGATTTGCTCTACAGAACATAAAAGATGCATTCAGAGATTTCTCGAAGTACTGGCAAATTACACTGAGTCTGAGGACTTGATAAACATTGGAGCTTATAAAAGAGGTAGTAATCCAGAGGTTGATCTGGCAATTGAAAATATAAACCACATTAATAGATTCCTCAGACAGGATATGAAAGAGAGATGCAGCTTTGAGGAAACTTTAAATCAATTGAAAGAAATATATAACAGAATTAGCAGGATACAGTAG